The following are encoded together in the Pseudomonas sediminis genome:
- a CDS encoding circularly permuted type 2 ATP-grasp protein: protein MHDLLDDYPPPAGAYHELLDAKGNVRPHWRRLYEQLARSRPEHLAQREAMLARQIQENGVTYNVYADPDGADRPWELDLLPNLIPADEWQQIAAGVAQRATLLNRVLADLYGPQKLIAEGLLPTELVFGHNNFLWPCQGMQAPGGTWLHLYAVDLARAPDGRWWVTADRTQAPSGAGYALENRQIVSRAFPELYRDLRVQYLAGFFRTLQDTLARQAPSGGETPLVVLLTPGRFNESYFEHLYLARQLGYPLVEGSDLTVRDATLYLKTLAGLRRVHAVLRRLDDDYCDPLELRTDSALGVPGLLEAVRRGRVLVANALGSGVLESPGLPGFLPAISEHLLGEELLLPSIASWWCGEPPVLDEALEKLDQLLVRPAFPSQSFNPVFGRDLDEAQRAKLAERLQARPYAYVAQARAKLSQAPVWDGSGLQPRAIGMRVFAVASADGYRVMPGGLTRVAAEADAEVVSMQRGGASKDTWVLGTRQSGGEPWQTQRTLGTADLVRSDPFLPSRVVENLYWFGRYAERCEGNARLLRIMLARYVDDDDDPQALQSALALAQELGLLADPDEGELAERLLQALLGSDWPASLRSNLQRLQWAAGSVRGKLSQANWQALVELQREAQLLEGQPADFGELLDFLNRLLMSLAALSGFALDDMTRDDGWRFLMLGRYIERLQFLCDSFAGFLRSGSATDQSALEWLLELGNSSITYRTRYLASAQLIPVLDLLLLDEQNPHAVIFQMRTLLRSLEGLNERFELPAERYLVYLEQQLTAFSLASLENPLFGPGSIRAVLEGLADLLVAISEAAGAVSDHLGLRFFAHVDVSQRTQSS, encoded by the coding sequence ATGCACGACCTGCTAGACGATTACCCGCCCCCTGCCGGGGCCTACCACGAACTGCTCGACGCCAAGGGCAACGTGCGCCCGCACTGGCGCCGCCTTTATGAGCAACTGGCACGCAGCCGCCCTGAACACCTGGCGCAGCGCGAGGCGATGCTGGCGCGGCAGATTCAGGAAAACGGCGTGACCTACAACGTTTACGCCGACCCGGACGGCGCCGACCGCCCGTGGGAACTCGACCTGCTGCCCAATCTGATCCCCGCTGACGAGTGGCAGCAGATTGCCGCCGGCGTGGCGCAGCGCGCGACCTTGCTCAACCGCGTGCTGGCCGATCTGTATGGCCCGCAGAAGCTGATCGCCGAAGGCTTGCTGCCGACCGAACTGGTGTTCGGCCACAACAATTTCCTCTGGCCGTGCCAGGGCATGCAGGCGCCGGGCGGCACCTGGCTGCATCTGTATGCAGTGGATCTGGCCCGGGCGCCGGACGGGCGCTGGTGGGTCACCGCCGACCGCACCCAGGCACCCTCCGGTGCCGGTTATGCGCTGGAGAACCGACAGATCGTCTCGCGCGCCTTCCCCGAGTTGTACCGCGACCTGCGCGTGCAGTATCTGGCTGGGTTCTTCCGCACTCTGCAGGACACCCTAGCGCGTCAGGCACCAAGTGGCGGCGAGACGCCGCTGGTAGTACTGCTGACGCCGGGGCGCTTCAACGAGAGCTACTTCGAACACCTGTACCTGGCGCGCCAGCTCGGTTATCCACTGGTCGAAGGCAGCGACCTGACCGTGCGCGACGCCACCCTCTACCTCAAGACCCTGGCCGGCCTGCGCCGCGTGCACGCGGTGCTGCGTCGTCTCGATGACGACTACTGTGACCCGCTGGAGCTGCGCACCGATTCCGCTCTCGGCGTGCCCGGTCTGCTCGAGGCCGTGCGCCGCGGTCGCGTGTTGGTGGCCAATGCCCTGGGCAGCGGCGTGCTGGAATCCCCCGGCCTGCCCGGCTTTTTGCCGGCGATCAGCGAGCACCTGTTGGGCGAGGAACTGCTGCTGCCATCCATCGCCAGTTGGTGGTGCGGCGAGCCGCCGGTGCTGGACGAGGCGCTGGAGAAACTCGATCAGTTGCTGGTGCGCCCGGCCTTCCCCTCGCAGAGCTTCAATCCGGTATTCGGCCGTGATCTGGACGAGGCGCAGCGCGCCAAGCTGGCCGAGCGCCTGCAGGCACGTCCCTACGCCTATGTCGCGCAAGCGCGGGCCAAGCTGTCGCAGGCACCAGTGTGGGACGGCAGCGGTTTGCAGCCGCGGGCCATCGGCATGCGTGTGTTCGCCGTGGCCAGCGCCGATGGCTATCGGGTGATGCCGGGTGGCCTGACTCGCGTGGCCGCCGAGGCCGATGCCGAGGTCGTGTCGATGCAGCGCGGCGGGGCAAGCAAGGATACCTGGGTGCTCGGCACGCGGCAGAGCGGCGGCGAGCCCTGGCAGACGCAGCGTACGCTCGGCACCGCCGACCTGGTCCGCAGCGACCCCTTCCTGCCTTCACGCGTGGTGGAGAACCTGTACTGGTTCGGTCGTTACGCCGAGCGCTGCGAGGGCAATGCGCGGCTGCTGCGCATCATGCTGGCGCGCTACGTCGATGACGATGACGACCCACAGGCGCTGCAGAGCGCGCTGGCGCTGGCGCAGGAATTGGGCCTGCTGGCAGATCCCGACGAGGGTGAACTGGCGGAGCGTCTGTTGCAGGCGTTGCTCGGCAGCGACTGGCCAGCCAGCCTGCGCTCCAATCTGCAGCGCTTGCAGTGGGCCGCTGGCAGCGTGCGCGGCAAGCTGTCCCAGGCCAATTGGCAGGCGCTAGTGGAGCTGCAGCGCGAGGCGCAGCTGCTCGAAGGCCAGCCGGCCGACTTCGGCGAACTGCTGGATTTCCTCAACCGCTTGCTGATGTCGCTGGCGGCGCTGTCGGGCTTTGCCCTCGACGACATGACGCGCGACGACGGCTGGCGCTTCCTCATGCTCGGTCGTTACATCGAGCGCTTGCAGTTTCTTTGCGACAGTTTCGCCGGCTTCCTGCGCAGCGGCTCGGCCACCGACCAGTCGGCGCTGGAATGGCTGCTGGAACTGGGCAACAGCAGCATCACCTACCGCACCCGTTACCTGGCCTCGGCGCAGTTGATTCCGGTGCTCGACCTGCTTCTGCTCGATGAGCAGAACCCGCACGCCGTGATTTTCCAGATGCGTACCTTGCTGCGCTCGCTGGAAGGGCTCAACGAGCGTTTCGAACTGCCGGCCGAGCGCTACCTGGTCTATCTGGAACAGCAGCTCACCGCCTTCAGCCTGGCCAGCCTGGAGAACCCGTTGTTCGGCCCAGGCAGCATCCGGGCGGTGCTCGAAGGTCTGGCCGATTTGCTGGTGGCCATCAGCGAGGCTGCCGGCGCGGTCTCCGATCACCTCGGGCTGCGTTTCTTCGCCCACGTCGATGTCAGTCAGCGGACGCAATCCTCATGA
- a CDS encoding transglutaminase N-terminal domain-containing protein has protein sequence MSSALYQVLHDTHYRYSAPVSLAQQLAHLWPRECPWQRCHEQELRIDPQPCQRRDGLDVFGNPLTRLVFERPHEALVVSARLRVEVLARPALELDDSPSWEATSAALSYSGKRMAPALLEAARYRFESPYVRLKQVFADYGDDCFTPERPLLQACQALMQKIFEEFSFDAGATQVATPLLQVLEEKRGVCQDFAHLMLACLRSRGLAARYVSGYLLTQPPPGQPRLIGADASHAWISLYCPRQGWVDFDPTNNVRPALEHITLAWGRDFSDVSPLRGVILGGGSHDPEVQVTVLPLG, from the coding sequence ATGAGCAGCGCGTTGTATCAGGTTCTCCACGACACCCATTACCGTTACTCGGCGCCGGTTTCCCTGGCCCAGCAACTGGCGCACCTGTGGCCGCGCGAATGCCCCTGGCAGCGCTGTCATGAACAGGAATTGCGTATCGACCCACAGCCCTGCCAACGTCGTGACGGTCTGGACGTGTTCGGCAACCCCCTGACCCGCCTGGTGTTCGAGCGCCCACATGAGGCTTTGGTCGTCAGCGCTAGGCTGCGCGTCGAAGTGCTGGCGCGGCCAGCGCTGGAGCTGGATGACTCACCAAGCTGGGAGGCTACCAGCGCGGCTCTCAGCTACAGCGGCAAACGGATGGCGCCAGCGTTGCTGGAGGCGGCGCGCTACCGCTTCGAATCGCCCTATGTGCGTCTCAAGCAGGTGTTCGCCGACTACGGCGACGATTGCTTCACGCCGGAGCGCCCGCTGCTGCAGGCGTGCCAGGCGCTGATGCAGAAGATCTTCGAGGAATTCAGTTTCGATGCCGGCGCCACTCAGGTGGCTACGCCACTGCTGCAGGTGCTGGAAGAAAAACGCGGCGTCTGCCAGGACTTCGCCCACCTGATGCTTGCCTGCCTGCGTTCGCGCGGCCTTGCGGCCCGCTATGTCAGCGGTTACCTGCTGACCCAGCCGCCACCCGGCCAACCACGGCTGATCGGTGCGGATGCCTCGCATGCCTGGATCTCGCTGTACTGTCCGCGTCAGGGTTGGGTGGATTTCGACCCGACCAACAACGTGCGCCCGGCTCTGGAGCACATCACCCTGGCCTGGGGCAGGGATTTCTCCGATGTGTCGCCGCTGCGTGGGGTGATCCTGGGGGGCGGCAGCCATGACCCGGAAGTGCAGGTCACGGTGCTGCCGCTCGGATAG
- a CDS encoding TIGR00730 family Rossman fold protein, with the protein MSLRSVCVFCGASPGASPIYREAAEALGQHLAERGIRLIYGGGAVGLMGVVADAALNAGGEVIGIIPQSLERAEIGHRGLTCLEVVDGMHARKARMAELADAFIALPGGLGTLEELFEVWTWGQLGYHAKPLGLLEVNGFYSKLGDFLDHLVAERFVRAQHREMLQIADSPQNLLDALSEWRPSAAPKWVDRAPV; encoded by the coding sequence ATGTCCCTGCGTAGCGTCTGCGTCTTCTGTGGAGCCAGCCCCGGCGCCAGCCCTATCTACCGCGAAGCCGCCGAAGCGCTGGGTCAGCACCTGGCCGAGCGTGGCATTCGCCTGATCTACGGCGGCGGCGCCGTCGGCCTGATGGGTGTAGTCGCCGATGCGGCGCTCAATGCCGGTGGCGAAGTGATCGGCATCATCCCGCAAAGCCTGGAGCGCGCCGAAATCGGCCACCGCGGTCTGACCTGCCTGGAAGTGGTGGATGGTATGCACGCACGCAAGGCGCGCATGGCTGAGCTGGCCGACGCCTTCATCGCCCTGCCCGGCGGCCTCGGCACCCTGGAAGAACTGTTCGAGGTATGGACCTGGGGCCAATTGGGCTATCACGCCAAACCGCTGGGCCTGCTGGAAGTGAATGGCTTCTACAGCAAGCTGGGCGACTTCCTCGATCACCTGGTTGCCGAGCGTTTCGTCCGTGCGCAGCACCGCGAGATGCTGCAGATTGCCGATAGCCCGCAAAACCTGCTCGATGCCCTGAGCGAATGGCGCCCCAGCGCGGCACCGAAGTGGGTGGATCGCGCGCCCGTCTGA
- a CDS encoding LysE family transporter, producing MFSFFLAAMLLGFVFNAAPGAVFSETLRRGLRDGYRPALLVQIGSLVGDATWAALGLTGLALLLDSAQIRYPLTLASALYLAWLGYQSLRDAHRPPQPSDDGQVAAGGAFAAGAALSLTNPQNIVYWAAMGGAMAAIGVAQPTPMHLAVFFAGFMVSSILWCFICAGLVDWFRRAASLLWHRLTYAACGVVLLGLAGMSALELV from the coding sequence ATGTTCAGTTTCTTCCTCGCCGCCATGCTGCTTGGTTTCGTGTTCAACGCCGCTCCGGGTGCCGTGTTCAGCGAAACCCTGCGCCGTGGCCTGCGTGACGGCTACAGACCTGCGCTGCTGGTGCAGATCGGCTCGCTGGTGGGCGACGCCACCTGGGCCGCACTCGGCCTCACCGGCCTGGCGCTGCTGCTCGACAGCGCACAGATTCGCTACCCGCTGACGCTGGCCAGCGCGCTCTACCTGGCCTGGCTTGGCTATCAGTCGCTACGCGACGCCCATCGCCCGCCACAACCCAGCGACGATGGCCAGGTTGCTGCCGGTGGCGCTTTTGCCGCTGGCGCGGCGTTATCGCTGACCAACCCGCAGAACATCGTCTACTGGGCGGCGATGGGTGGTGCGATGGCCGCCATCGGTGTCGCCCAGCCAACACCCATGCATTTGGCGGTGTTCTTCGCCGGGTTCATGGTGTCGTCGATCCTCTGGTGCTTCATCTGCGCCGGCCTGGTGGACTGGTTCCGCCGCGCCGCCTCGCTGCTCTGGCACCGCCTGACCTATGCAGCCTGCGGCGTGGTGCTGCTGGGCCTGGCCGGGATGAGTGCGCTGGAACTGGTCTGA
- a CDS encoding DUF808 domain-containing protein: MAGSSLLALIDDISTVLDDVATMTKIAARKTAGVLGDDLALNAQQVTGVKADRELPVVWAVAKGSLVNKAILVPAALLISAIAPWLVVPLLMLGGLFLCYEGAEKLVHKLLHRHEEDDKQARLDAIADPEVDLVAFERDKIRGAVRTDFILSAEIIAITLGTVATASFLNQVLVLSGIALVMTAGVYGLVAGIVKLDDAGLYLSQRASAFAQACGRGILRLAPWLMKALSVIGTAAMFMVGGGILSHGLPPVEAAVHHAAQWVAQDAGQLLSALVPTLLNALLGVAAGLLSLPLVSLGTRLWQLLRPSRTR; this comes from the coding sequence ATGGCCGGAAGCAGCCTGCTCGCCCTGATCGACGACATCAGCACCGTACTCGACGACGTCGCCACCATGACCAAGATCGCCGCGCGCAAGACCGCTGGCGTACTGGGTGACGACCTCGCGCTCAATGCCCAGCAGGTCACCGGCGTCAAGGCGGATCGCGAACTGCCGGTGGTCTGGGCCGTAGCCAAGGGCTCGCTGGTCAACAAGGCGATCCTGGTGCCGGCCGCGCTGCTGATCAGCGCTATCGCGCCATGGCTGGTAGTGCCGCTACTGATGCTCGGAGGCTTGTTCCTCTGCTATGAGGGCGCCGAAAAACTCGTGCACAAGTTGCTGCACCGCCACGAGGAGGACGACAAACAGGCTCGTCTGGATGCCATCGCCGACCCCGAGGTCGACCTGGTGGCGTTCGAGCGCGACAAAATTCGCGGCGCCGTGCGCACCGACTTCATCCTCTCGGCGGAAATCATCGCCATTACCCTCGGCACCGTCGCCACCGCCAGCTTCCTCAATCAGGTGCTGGTGCTCAGCGGCATCGCCCTGGTGATGACCGCCGGCGTCTACGGGCTAGTCGCCGGCATCGTCAAACTGGACGATGCCGGGCTCTATCTTAGCCAGCGCGCCAGCGCCTTCGCCCAGGCTTGCGGACGCGGCATCCTGCGTCTGGCGCCCTGGCTGATGAAGGCGCTTTCGGTAATCGGCACCGCAGCCATGTTCATGGTCGGCGGCGGTATCCTCAGCCACGGCCTGCCGCCCGTCGAAGCGGCCGTGCATCATGCGGCGCAGTGGGTGGCGCAGGATGCGGGGCAGCTACTTTCTGCGCTGGTGCCGACGCTGCTCAATGCGCTGCTGGGCGTGGCCGCCGGTTTGCTCAGCCTGCCGCTGGTGAGCCTCGGTACTCGTCTGTGGCAGTTGCTGCGCCCATCCAGGACTCGTTGA
- a CDS encoding glycerophosphodiester phosphodiesterase, with protein sequence MLRITRFLLVTLLLIGVVVLVLTLTSRPASTPAVLEDLGERPLVIAHRGGKGLWPENTLFAFERATALGVDMLEMDLHLSQDAKLVVIHDDTLERTTNGQGPVVHFSLAELQALDAGYKWTADGGQSYPYRGQGTRIAALEEVFERFPLIPKALEIKVPDVGMEAVLCEMLAAYDQLDRVIVGSFHERSLKRFRELCPEVATAAGPVSVRLLLALNWLGLSDLLSPSYPVLQIPPEHSGLTLATPRLVRNAQARGLQVHLWTINEQPSMRALLEMSVNGLITDYPDRALQLLGRSTQLGALTED encoded by the coding sequence ATGCTGCGCATCACCCGATTTCTGCTCGTCACGCTGCTGCTGATCGGCGTCGTCGTGCTGGTGCTCACACTGACCAGCCGCCCGGCGAGCACGCCTGCAGTGCTCGAAGACCTCGGCGAGCGCCCTCTGGTGATCGCCCATCGCGGTGGCAAGGGGCTGTGGCCGGAGAACACCCTGTTCGCCTTCGAACGCGCCACCGCTCTCGGCGTCGATATGCTGGAGATGGATCTGCACCTGAGCCAGGACGCCAAGCTGGTGGTGATCCACGATGACACCCTGGAGCGCACCACCAATGGCCAAGGCCCGGTCGTGCACTTCAGCCTCGCCGAACTGCAAGCGCTCGATGCCGGCTACAAATGGACGGCCGATGGCGGTCAGAGCTATCCCTACCGTGGTCAGGGTACGCGCATTGCCGCACTGGAAGAGGTGTTCGAGCGCTTCCCATTGATCCCCAAGGCGCTCGAAATCAAGGTTCCCGATGTCGGTATGGAAGCTGTGCTCTGCGAAATGCTGGCGGCTTACGACCAACTCGATCGGGTCATTGTCGGCAGTTTTCATGAGCGCAGCCTCAAGCGCTTCAGGGAGCTCTGCCCGGAGGTCGCCACCGCAGCCGGGCCGGTTTCGGTGCGCCTGCTACTGGCGCTCAACTGGCTGGGACTGAGCGACCTGCTGTCGCCTTCCTACCCGGTGCTGCAGATACCCCCCGAGCACAGCGGCCTGACCCTGGCCACACCGCGGCTGGTTCGCAACGCACAGGCACGCGGCCTACAGGTACATCTGTGGACGATCAACGAGCAACCCAGCATGCGCGCGCTGCTGGAGATGAGCGTCAATGGCCTGATCACCGACTATCCGGATCGCGCCTTGCAGTTGTTGGGGCGCTCCACCCAGCTCGGTGCGCTGACCGAAGACTAA
- a CDS encoding HupE/UreJ family protein yields MNLRKTLYAVALFCTPALAFAHPGHGDSGLMAGLAHPVFGLDHLLAMFAVGLWAAQQSGAARWALPVTFVGTMLVGGLLGFAGMEIPLMETGIAGSVLAFGLLVAVAARLPMAVSVALTALFALTHGVAHGLELPDLASPFGYAIGFIVATAALHAIGFALVRFLPQAAAPLVRMAGAASAATGVWLLAS; encoded by the coding sequence ATGAATCTGCGCAAAACCCTCTACGCCGTCGCCCTGTTCTGCACCCCGGCGCTGGCCTTTGCTCACCCCGGGCACGGCGACTCCGGGCTGATGGCCGGCCTGGCTCACCCGGTGTTTGGCCTGGATCACCTGCTGGCGATGTTCGCCGTCGGCCTGTGGGCCGCGCAACAGAGTGGTGCGGCGCGCTGGGCACTGCCGGTGACCTTCGTTGGCACCATGCTGGTCGGCGGCCTTCTCGGCTTCGCCGGTATGGAAATCCCGCTGATGGAGACCGGCATCGCCGGTTCGGTTCTGGCCTTCGGCCTGCTGGTGGCCGTGGCTGCACGCCTGCCCATGGCGGTATCCGTTGCCCTGACCGCGCTCTTCGCCCTCACCCACGGCGTCGCCCACGGCCTGGAATTGCCTGATCTGGCCAGCCCCTTCGGTTACGCCATCGGCTTCATCGTCGCCACTGCGGCACTGCACGCCATCGGCTTCGCCCTGGTGCGCTTCCTGCCGCAAGCGGCGGCGCCGTTGGTGCGTATGGCCGGTGCAGCCTCGGCAGCGACCGGTGTCTGGTTGCTGGCTAGCTGA
- a CDS encoding DUF2126 domain-containing protein, whose amino-acid sequence MSIHVALHHVTHYRYDRAVNLGPQVVRLRPAPHSRTRILSYALTVEPAEYFINWQQDPQGNYLARLVFPEKTREFKVEVDLVAEMAVFNPFDFFLEPYAERIPFAYTEGEQRELAPYLLKLPATPLFAKYLAGISRKPRPSIDFLVELNQRLSADIRYLIRMEPGVQTPEQSLELAAGSCRDSAWLLVQLLRHLGLAARFVSGYLIQLTADVKALDGPSGTDKDFTDLHAWCEVYLPGAGWVGLDPTSGLFAGEGHIPLACSPEPSSSAPITGGLDECEVEFEHLMSVERVWEAPRVTKPYSEAQWQAIQALGQQIDDDLHKHDVRLTMGGEPTFVALDYPDDDEWNTAALGPNKRRLAADLFYRLRNHYAPKALVHFGQGKWYPGEQLPRWSLNCFWRRDGEPLWHDPKLLADEKRGYGATAETAERFLGTLAAHLGVDAGNVFPAYEDWFYYLWRERKLPDNVTPDDPRLSDPLERERLRKVFDQGLDSVVGHVLPLARQVVGEGWQSGRWFLRDEHCRLLPGDSALGYRLPLDSMPWVSQADYPYVNPVDPSQALPPLPSPAQIQRQLRGVWRGASAGPQSARPANGQSAAGIVRTALCAEPRDGRLYLFMPPLSHLEDYLELVAAIEAVAAGLKCPVLLEGYEPPLDPRLQYFRVTPDPGVIEVNIHPAASWDELVERCEFLYEAARQSRLSSEKFMIDGRHTGTGGGNHFVLGGATPGDSPFLRRPDLLRSLISYWHNHPSLSYLFSGLFIGPTSQAPRVDEARNDALYELEIAFAQMPEPGRDCPPWLVDRLLRNLLVDVTGNTHRAEFCIDKLYSPDSATGRLGLLELRAFEMPPHAQMSLAQQLLLRALIARFWQEPYRPAKLVRWGTELHDRYLLPHFIEQDFADVLQELGAFGYRLRSEWFAPHLEFRFPKAGDFMVKGIDLEVRQALEPWHVLGEEGAVGGTVRYVDSSLERLQVKVNGMAPDRYVLTCNGVPVPLRPTGKVGEFVGGVRFRAWQPASCLQPTIGVHAPLVFDLIDTWMQRSLGGCQYHVAHPGGRNYDSLPVNAYEAESRRLARFFRLGHSPGKRPALQPIDNNELPMTLDLRRV is encoded by the coding sequence GTGTCGATTCATGTCGCGCTGCATCATGTCACCCACTACCGCTACGACCGCGCGGTCAATCTCGGGCCGCAGGTCGTGCGCCTGCGCCCGGCACCGCACAGCCGCACGCGCATTCTCTCCTACGCATTGACAGTCGAGCCGGCCGAATACTTCATCAACTGGCAGCAAGACCCGCAGGGTAATTACCTGGCGCGTCTGGTGTTCCCGGAGAAGACTCGCGAGTTCAAGGTCGAGGTGGACCTGGTCGCCGAGATGGCGGTGTTCAACCCGTTCGACTTCTTCCTTGAGCCCTACGCCGAGCGCATTCCTTTCGCCTACACCGAGGGCGAGCAGCGCGAGCTGGCGCCTTATCTGCTCAAGCTGCCGGCCACGCCGTTGTTCGCCAAGTACCTGGCCGGTATTTCTCGCAAGCCGCGTCCCAGCATCGATTTTCTGGTCGAGCTGAACCAACGTCTGTCGGCCGACATTCGCTACCTGATTCGCATGGAGCCGGGCGTGCAGACGCCGGAGCAGTCGCTCGAGCTGGCTGCCGGTTCGTGCCGTGATTCGGCCTGGCTGCTGGTGCAACTGCTGCGTCACCTGGGGTTGGCGGCGCGCTTCGTCTCCGGTTACCTGATCCAGCTCACGGCCGACGTGAAAGCTCTCGACGGTCCCTCTGGCACCGACAAGGATTTCACCGATCTGCACGCCTGGTGTGAGGTGTATTTGCCCGGGGCCGGCTGGGTCGGTCTCGACCCCACTTCAGGCCTGTTCGCCGGCGAAGGCCATATCCCGCTGGCCTGCAGCCCGGAGCCATCCTCGTCGGCGCCGATCACCGGTGGTCTGGACGAGTGCGAGGTGGAATTCGAGCACCTGATGAGCGTCGAGCGTGTGTGGGAAGCACCACGCGTCACCAAGCCCTACAGCGAGGCGCAATGGCAGGCGATCCAGGCGCTGGGCCAGCAGATCGACGATGACCTGCACAAGCACGACGTGCGCCTGACCATGGGCGGCGAGCCGACCTTCGTCGCTCTCGATTATCCCGATGACGACGAGTGGAACACCGCCGCGCTCGGACCGAACAAGCGCCGCCTGGCGGCCGACCTGTTCTATCGCCTGCGCAACCACTATGCGCCCAAGGCACTGGTGCATTTCGGTCAGGGCAAGTGGTACCCCGGCGAGCAGTTGCCGCGTTGGTCGCTGAACTGCTTCTGGCGGCGCGATGGTGAACCGCTATGGCACGACCCCAAGCTGCTGGCTGACGAGAAGCGTGGCTATGGCGCGACGGCAGAAACCGCCGAGCGTTTCCTGGGGACGCTGGCCGCGCATCTGGGGGTGGATGCTGGCAACGTTTTCCCAGCCTATGAGGATTGGTTCTATTACCTGTGGCGCGAGCGCAAGCTGCCGGACAACGTCACTCCGGATGACCCGCGTTTGAGTGATCCGCTGGAGCGCGAGCGCCTGCGCAAGGTGTTCGATCAAGGGCTCGACTCGGTGGTTGGCCACGTGCTGCCGTTGGCGCGTCAGGTGGTGGGCGAGGGCTGGCAGAGCGGGCGCTGGTTCCTGCGTGACGAGCATTGCCGTCTGTTGCCGGGCGACTCGGCGCTGGGCTATCGCCTGCCGTTGGATTCCATGCCCTGGGTCAGTCAGGCCGACTACCCCTACGTCAATCCGGTCGACCCTAGCCAGGCGTTGCCGCCGTTGCCCAGTCCGGCGCAGATCCAGCGTCAGCTGCGCGGTGTCTGGCGCGGCGCCAGTGCCGGCCCGCAGAGCGCGCGCCCGGCCAACGGGCAATCGGCTGCCGGCATCGTCCGTACCGCGCTGTGCGCCGAGCCCCGCGACGGCCGCCTGTATCTGTTCATGCCGCCGCTGAGCCATCTCGAAGATTATCTGGAGTTGGTCGCGGCCATCGAGGCCGTGGCTGCCGGGCTCAAATGCCCGGTGCTGCTGGAGGGCTACGAGCCGCCGTTGGACCCGCGCCTGCAGTATTTCCGCGTCACCCCCGACCCGGGCGTGATCGAGGTCAACATCCACCCGGCCGCCAGTTGGGATGAGCTGGTCGAGCGCTGCGAATTTCTCTACGAGGCCGCGCGGCAGTCTCGTCTGTCCAGCGAGAAATTCATGATCGACGGACGCCACACCGGCACCGGCGGCGGCAACCACTTCGTCCTCGGCGGGGCGACGCCGGGGGATTCGCCCTTCCTGCGCCGTCCCGATCTGCTGCGTAGCCTGATCAGCTATTGGCACAACCATCCGTCGCTGTCCTATCTATTCAGCGGGCTGTTCATCGGCCCGACGTCACAGGCGCCACGTGTCGATGAGGCGCGCAACGATGCGCTGTACGAGCTGGAGATTGCCTTCGCGCAGATGCCCGAACCGGGGCGCGACTGCCCGCCGTGGCTGGTCGATCGGCTGTTGCGCAACCTGCTGGTGGACGTCACCGGCAATACCCACCGCGCCGAGTTCTGCATCGACAAGTTGTACTCGCCGGACTCGGCCACTGGCCGCCTAGGCCTGCTCGAACTGCGCGCCTTCGAAATGCCGCCGCATGCGCAGATGAGCCTGGCTCAGCAACTGTTGCTGCGTGCGCTGATCGCGCGTTTCTGGCAGGAGCCCTATCGGCCGGCGAAGCTGGTGCGTTGGGGCACCGAGTTGCACGACCGCTACCTGCTACCGCATTTCATCGAGCAGGACTTCGCCGATGTGCTGCAGGAACTGGGTGCCTTTGGCTATCGCCTGCGCAGCGAGTGGTTCGCCCCGCATTTGGAGTTCCGCTTTCCCAAGGCCGGCGACTTCATGGTCAAGGGGATCGACCTGGAAGTGCGCCAGGCACTGGAGCCCTGGCACGTGTTGGGTGAGGAGGGTGCGGTCGGTGGCACCGTACGCTACGTCGACTCGTCCCTGGAGCGGCTGCAGGTGAAGGTGAACGGCATGGCCCCGGATCGCTATGTGTTGACCTGCAACGGCGTGCCGGTGCCGCTGCGGCCGACCGGCAAGGTTGGCGAGTTCGTCGGCGGTGTGCGTTTCCGTGCCTGGCAGCCGGCCAGTTGTCTGCAACCGACCATCGGTGTGCACGCGCCGCTGGTGTTCGACCTGATCGACACCTGGATGCAGCGTTCGCTGGGTGGTTGCCAGTACCATGTCGCGCATCCGGGCGGTCGTAACTACGACAGCCTGCCGGTCAACGCTTACGAGGCCGAGAGCCGGCGCCTGGCGCGTTTCTTCCGCCTGGGCCACAGCCCGGGCAAGCGCCCGGCCCTGCAGCCGATAGACAATAATGAACTGCCGATGACCCTGGATCTGCGTCGCGTTTGA
- the azu gene encoding azurin, which produces MLRNAALIALLGLASTPLLAAECSVDVESTDQMTFNTQAISVSKSCKTFTVNLKHTGSLPKTAMGHNWVLSKTADMPGIATDGIPAGPDASYLKAGDERVIAHTDLIGGGESTSVTFDVSKLAAGEDYSFFCSFPGHYSMMKGSVKLVD; this is translated from the coding sequence ATGTTGCGTAACGCTGCTCTAATCGCTCTGCTCGGCCTGGCCAGCACCCCGCTGCTCGCTGCCGAATGCTCGGTGGATGTCGAATCGACCGACCAGATGACCTTCAACACCCAAGCCATCTCTGTCAGCAAGAGCTGCAAGACCTTTACCGTCAATCTCAAGCACACCGGCTCGCTGCCCAAGACCGCCATGGGCCACAACTGGGTGCTGAGCAAGACCGCCGACATGCCCGGTATCGCCACCGACGGCATTCCCGCCGGCCCGGACGCCAGTTACCTCAAGGCCGGCGACGAGCGCGTGATCGCTCATACCGACCTGATCGGCGGCGGCGAGAGCACCTCGGTGACCTTCGACGTGAGCAAACTGGCCGCTGGTGAGGACTACAGCTTCTTCTGCTCCTTCCCCGGTCACTACTCGATGATGAAAGGCAGCGTGAAGCTGGTCGACTGA